From Patescibacteria group bacterium, a single genomic window includes:
- a CDS encoding glycosyltransferase, with protein MRVLQVNKFFYRRGGAEVVFFDTINGLRERGHEVIEFSMQGSRNLPSDYSAYFSPEIPEFTSKQSLGSDWVTFKNIFHSNAVENKLRTLISATEPEVAHLHNVTRQLSASIFFTLKKAGVPIVLTVHDVQPMCPNHRMLRNHTVCEKCFKHKYYNCTRYNCINGSKAQSLAGSLEAYYYYLKGIWHFVDAFVCPSQFMLDKMVKWGFPAKKMHLVRNPYAVTAKDTTLGDKVVYMGRLHEEKGINIFLEALKDLKNYQVIIAGTGPEEENVEKFIRQNGLTNVLRVGWVGGEKWQAIMNEAKVIAVPSLFYENCSISILEALGNGKLVVASDRGGNNELIINNQTGFLAEPENPKSLAEAIRKAMQLRGPEAGKLIANAKNLLEQNHDPAGYCHALEEIYAAL; from the coding sequence ATGCGCGTTCTCCAAGTCAATAAATTTTTTTACCGAAGAGGCGGAGCGGAAGTGGTTTTTTTTGATACCATAAACGGCTTGCGCGAGCGCGGTCACGAGGTGATAGAATTTTCCATGCAGGGCAGCCGTAATTTACCGTCTGATTATTCGGCCTACTTTTCTCCGGAAATTCCGGAGTTTACCTCCAAACAAAGTTTGGGGTCGGATTGGGTAACCTTTAAAAACATTTTTCATTCAAACGCAGTGGAAAATAAACTGCGGACTTTGATTTCCGCCACCGAACCGGAGGTGGCGCACTTGCACAATGTCACCCGGCAATTATCAGCCAGCATATTTTTTACTTTGAAAAAGGCCGGCGTGCCGATTGTGCTCACCGTTCATGATGTCCAGCCCATGTGTCCGAACCACCGCATGCTTCGCAATCACACTGTCTGTGAGAAATGTTTTAAACACAAATATTATAATTGCACGCGCTACAATTGTATAAACGGTTCCAAGGCGCAGAGTTTGGCCGGATCACTTGAGGCCTATTACTATTATTTAAAAGGCATTTGGCATTTTGTGGATGCTTTTGTTTGTCCCAGCCAGTTTATGCTGGATAAAATGGTAAAGTGGGGGTTCCCGGCAAAAAAAATGCATCTGGTGCGCAATCCGTATGCCGTGACAGCCAAAGATACAACCTTGGGCGATAAGGTTGTTTATATGGGCCGTTTGCATGAGGAAAAGGGAATAAATATTTTTTTGGAGGCCTTAAAAGATTTGAAAAATTATCAAGTTATCATTGCCGGCACCGGTCCGGAAGAAGAAAATGTGGAAAAATTTATCAGACAAAACGGACTAACCAATGTTTTAAGGGTGGGCTGGGTTGGCGGCGAGAAATGGCAGGCAATAATGAACGAAGCTAAAGTAATAGCGGTGCCGTCGTTGTTTTATGAAAATTGTTCAATCTCAATTTTGGAAGCTCTGGGCAATGGCAAGCTGGTGGTCGCGTCAGACCGCGGCGGCAACAATGAACTCATAATAAACAATCAAACCGGTTTTTTGGCCGAGCCGGAAAATCCAAAGTCATTGGCCGAAGCAATCAGGAAGGCCATGCAACTGCGCGGGCCGGAAGCTGGCAAGCTAATCGCGAATGCCAAAAATTTACTGGAGCAAAATCATGATCCCGCCGGATATTGCCACGCCTTAGAAGAAATTTACGCGGCTCTATAA
- the nrdR gene encoding transcriptional regulator NrdR, producing the protein MRCPVCNNNSLSVIDTRSSEDHLSIRRRRECDKCHFRFSTIEEMELLDIIVIKSDGHRESYMRDKLESGIKMSLTKRPYTRDSFHRLVNSVERDIQKIKGKEISSSEIGEIVMKHLRGFDKVAYIRFASVYRDFKDVRTFAKELKNLSKK; encoded by the coding sequence ATGCGTTGTCCGGTTTGTAATAATAATAGTTTAAGCGTGATAGACACGCGGTCATCGGAAGACCATTTATCCATCAGACGCCGCCGCGAATGCGACAAGTGTCATTTTCGTTTTTCCACCATTGAAGAAATGGAATTATTGGATATTATTGTGATAAAAAGCGACGGTCACCGGGAAAGCTATATGAGGGACAAACTGGAAAGCGGTATTAAAATGTCTTTGACCAAAAGGCCGTATACCCGTGATAGTTTCCACAGGTTAGTGAATTCCGTAGAGCGTGATATCCAAAAGATAAAAGGCAAAGAAATTTCCAGCTCTGAAATAGGGGAGATCGTGATGAAACATTTGCGCGGTTTTGATAAAGTGGCCTATATTCGGTTCGCGAGCGTGTATCGTGATTTTAAGGATGTGCGCACATTTGCCAAGGAGCTTAAAAATTTATCTAAAAAATAA
- a CDS encoding haloacid dehalogenase-like hydrolase translates to MMEIEIPDKEKLEKTITKIKTDGPENLHILTDFDRTLTHAFVNGKLLPAMIAILFDEGYLAPDYSAKAQELYSHYYPIEIDPKIPKAEKKAAMAQWWRKVFKLLFDYGLTKDHVEQVVKSGKLKFRAGVLEFVQTLHEAQVPIVIMSSSGLGGDAIKTYLEQEKHLYNNIHIIGNEFIWDEQGKAVGVQEPIIHGMNKDETAIQNFPVFQTIKNRKNVILIGDSQNDVGMVEGFDYKNLIKIGFLNTKVDEHLPAYKEIYDLIILNDGTFAEVNNLLKQILS, encoded by the coding sequence ATGATGGAAATTGAAATCCCGGATAAAGAAAAACTGGAAAAAACTATAACCAAAATTAAAACCGATGGGCCGGAAAATTTACATATTCTGACGGATTTTGATCGGACACTGACGCATGCCTTTGTGAATGGTAAATTACTCCCCGCCATGATAGCTATTTTATTTGATGAGGGATATTTAGCTCCGGATTATTCCGCCAAGGCACAAGAGTTATATAGTCATTATTACCCAATTGAAATTGACCCAAAAATTCCCAAGGCAGAAAAGAAGGCGGCCATGGCGCAGTGGTGGCGGAAAGTTTTCAAACTTTTATTCGATTATGGCCTAACTAAAGACCATGTTGAACAGGTGGTCAAATCGGGTAAATTAAAATTCAGAGCCGGAGTTTTAGAATTTGTACAAACACTCCACGAAGCACAGGTGCCGATTGTTATCATGTCTTCAAGTGGTTTGGGTGGCGATGCAATAAAAACATACTTAGAACAAGAAAAACATTTATACAACAACATCCATATAATCGGCAATGAATTTATTTGGGACGAACAGGGCAAGGCCGTTGGCGTGCAAGAGCCGATTATTCACGGCATGAACAAAGATGAAACCGCTATCCAAAATTTTCCGGTTTTTCAAACGATTAAAAACAGAAAAAATGTTATCTTAATCGGCGACAGTCAAAACGACGTCGGCATGGTGGAGGGCTTTGATTATAAAAATTTAATAAAAATTGGATTCTTAAATACTAAGGTAGACGAGCACTTGCCTGCCTATAAAGAAATCTATGATCTAATTATTTTAAACGACGGCACATTTGCGGAAGTAAATAATTTATTAAAACAAATTTTATCTTAA
- a CDS encoding class I SAM-dependent methyltransferase produces MRDIIQKTREDYNKIAKYFSDTRYDSWFELEQFKKLVKDGQNILDWGCGNGRLIFLLQSKNIKYFGIDQSENLIKIAKTKFSREVKKGRAKFFCTAKKRKSFPPGFFDLVFMVASFHHLPDKTSRLQLLTQAYKEMRKGGKIIITVWNLGSDWAKQKFKKDWQKIGENDFLIPWKNSQGELQCQRYYHHFSKEELRGLLKEAGFKVKKLDYYNKDNWTDEKIGRDLIAIAEKTKI; encoded by the coding sequence ATGCGGGATATTATACAGAAAACTCGTGAAGATTACAATAAAATAGCCAAATATTTTTCCGATACCAGGTATGATTCCTGGTTTGAGCTTGAACAATTCAAAAAGCTCGTGAAAGACGGTCAAAATATTTTGGATTGGGGATGCGGCAATGGCCGGCTTATTTTTTTATTACAAAGCAAAAACATCAAATATTTTGGTATAGATCAGAGCGAAAATCTGATCAAAATCGCGAAAACAAAATTCAGCCGGGAAGTTAAAAAGGGCAGAGCGAAATTTTTTTGTACGGCAAAAAAACGGAAGAGTTTTCCGCCCGGTTTTTTTGATCTGGTGTTTATGGTCGCTTCTTTTCACCATTTGCCCGACAAAACTAGCCGTTTACAGCTCTTGACGCAGGCCTATAAAGAAATGAGAAAAGGTGGTAAGATAATCATAACAGTTTGGAATCTTGGCAGTGACTGGGCCAAACAAAAGTTTAAAAAGGACTGGCAAAAAATCGGGGAAAATGATTTTCTGATTCCCTGGAAAAATTCGCAGGGTGAACTGCAGTGCCAAAGATACTATCATCATTTTTCCAAAGAAGAATTAAGGGGGCTTTTAAAAGAAGCGGGTTTTAAAGTAAAAAAATTGGATTATTATAATAAAGATAACTGGACTGATGAAAAAATAGGCAGGGACTTAATTGCCATTGCGGAAAAAACTAAAATTTAG
- a CDS encoding tRNA uridine(34) 5-carboxymethylaminomethyl modification radical SAM/GNAT enzyme Elp3, translated as MEKKLNLNEKMVVESIRKKPKDLEALNTLKRLILRSQTTVKNIPTTSELLKAYHKLVLKHKIKKDLNLEQLLTKRAVRTLSGVTIITVLTKPFSCPGKCIYCPTENGMPKSYLSDEPAANRALGLKFDPYEQVRLRIKALEDNGHPTDKIELIVKGGTWNAYPTSYQYWFILRCFEACNESKTNDLQKAQIKNESARHRIIGLTLETRPDYINEKNIKIMRELGCTRVEMGVQTTDEKTLKKIQRGHDVKSVINATRLLKNSGFKVDYHLMPQLPGSTPAKDLKMMLEIFADSAFRPDMIKIYPCTVIKNTQLYKWLKAGKYKPYSDRQLINILKKFKTQVPRYARISRLIRDIPSHHIQAGNKLTNLRQVIQAEMTKEGLKCKCLRCREVGHQLKTIAAPKLFIDKYKSSGGTEYFISFEDAKRSVVFAFCRLRICKNVIYPAFIRELHTYGHLVEIGKTEKGASQHKGLGVKLVKIAEQLAKKGGVKKLTVISGVGVRGYYKKLGYKLDNTYMVKNI; from the coding sequence ATGGAAAAAAAGCTGAATCTAAACGAAAAAATGGTGGTTGAATCCATTCGGAAAAAGCCGAAGGATCTGGAAGCGCTTAACACCTTAAAGCGCCTGATTTTGCGCTCCCAAACAACTGTAAAAAACATACCAACAACTTCGGAACTGCTTAAAGCATACCATAAATTAGTGCTTAAACACAAGATTAAAAAAGACCTTAATTTGGAACAGCTTTTGACCAAAAGGGCGGTGCGAACCTTGTCCGGAGTGACCATAATCACGGTTTTAACTAAGCCATTCTCCTGCCCGGGAAAATGTATTTACTGTCCGACTGAAAATGGTATGCCTAAGAGTTACTTATCAGACGAACCCGCTGCAAATAGAGCTCTCGGTTTAAAATTTGATCCTTACGAACAGGTTCGCCTGCGCATCAAGGCCTTGGAAGATAATGGCCATCCGACTGACAAGATTGAACTGATTGTTAAAGGCGGTACGTGGAACGCTTATCCGACTAGTTATCAGTATTGGTTTATCTTGAGATGCTTTGAAGCGTGCAACGAATCAAAAACTAACGATTTGCAAAAAGCACAAATCAAAAACGAATCTGCGAGACATCGCATAATCGGTCTGACCCTAGAAACCCGGCCGGACTATATAAATGAGAAAAATATAAAAATAATGCGCGAGTTGGGATGCACGCGCGTTGAAATGGGTGTGCAAACCACTGATGAAAAAACGCTAAAAAAAATCCAAAGAGGACATGATGTCAAAAGTGTCATTAACGCCACGAGGTTATTAAAAAATTCCGGATTTAAGGTTGACTATCACTTGATGCCTCAACTACCCGGCTCCACTCCGGCTAAGGATTTAAAAATGATGCTGGAAATTTTTGCCGATTCTGCTTTTCGTCCGGACATGATTAAAATTTATCCCTGCACGGTGATAAAAAATACACAATTATATAAGTGGCTGAAAGCCGGAAAGTATAAACCATATTCTGATCGCCAATTGATAAATATTTTAAAAAAATTTAAGACCCAAGTGCCAAGGTATGCGCGTATTTCCCGTCTAATCAGAGATATTCCCAGCCACCACATCCAGGCCGGCAATAAATTAACCAACCTGCGCCAGGTTATTCAAGCCGAGATGACTAAAGAAGGTTTAAAGTGTAAATGTTTGCGCTGCCGGGAAGTCGGCCACCAATTAAAAACTATAGCCGCGCCGAAATTATTTATTGATAAATATAAATCCAGCGGCGGCACAGAATATTTTATCAGTTTTGAAGACGCCAAGCGAAGCGTGGTTTTTGCGTTTTGCCGGTTGCGCATTTGCAAAAACGTAATTTATCCGGCTTTTATCCGCGAACTGCACACCTACGGTCATTTAGTTGAGATCGGCAAGACCGAAAAAGGCGCTAGCCAACACAAGGGTTTGGGTGTAAAGTTAGTTAAGATAGCCGAACAATTAGCAAAGAAGGGTGGGGTTAAAAAACTGACTGTTATTTCCGGGGTTGGTGTGCGCGGATATTACAAAAAGCTGGGTTATAAACTGGATAACACATACATGGTGAAAAACATTTAA
- the pyk gene encoding pyruvate kinase, with protein sequence MFKKTKICCTIGPACADVKTLADMVKAGMNIARLNFSHGDYKSHEKLIKNIRKVEEKTGEPVAIMQDLQGPKIRIGAMPEKGVMIKEGEQIILDTSIQEFKKNFPIDYPDLHKYIKKGDRVLIDDGHIELKVLEVSGTKIKGQVVEGGLITSHKGINLPDSKLTIPALGDKDKQDLKFGVEMGVDLIALSFVQTAKDILDLRFLIKQHEDKLKLKNQPPIKIIAKIERHEAVDHLEEILDVADGVMVARGDLGLEMPAEEVPLVQKKIIDEARKLAKPVIVATQMLDSMRENRRPTRAEVSDVANAVIDHADTLMLSNETATGRYPVLVVRTMAEIIIATEQSVYDDMALPAIHKSGTTVDTAVSELSRILAEEVKAKLILAASLSGETGRLISHVRPGLPILVATGTDRVRRQLNLSWGVKPFILIPCSSIEELIERSISYIKKNKLAKNGERIIVVAGEPVGQAGNVNLVEVREIK encoded by the coding sequence ATGTTTAAAAAAACCAAAATTTGCTGCACCATCGGTCCGGCTTGCGCGGATGTGAAAACCTTAGCCGACATGGTCAAAGCGGGCATGAATATCGCCCGTTTGAATTTTTCTCACGGTGATTATAAAAGCCATGAGAAATTAATAAAAAATATCAGGAAGGTGGAAGAAAAAACCGGCGAGCCGGTTGCAATTATGCAGGATTTGCAGGGACCGAAAATCAGAATTGGCGCTATGCCGGAAAAGGGCGTGATGATTAAAGAAGGCGAACAAATAATATTGGACACTTCCATACAGGAATTTAAGAAGAATTTCCCCATTGATTATCCCGATTTGCATAAATATATTAAAAAAGGGGATAGGGTTTTGATTGATGACGGACATATTGAGTTAAAAGTTTTGGAAGTTAGCGGAACAAAAATAAAGGGCCAGGTGGTTGAAGGCGGTTTAATCACCTCGCATAAAGGCATTAATTTGCCTGACAGTAAATTAACCATTCCGGCTCTGGGCGATAAAGATAAGCAAGATTTAAAATTCGGAGTGGAAATGGGGGTTGATTTAATTGCTTTGTCTTTTGTGCAGACCGCCAAAGATATTTTGGATTTGCGCTTTTTGATAAAACAACACGAAGATAAATTAAAATTAAAAAATCAACCGCCGATAAAAATAATTGCCAAAATTGAAAGGCACGAGGCGGTTGATCATCTGGAAGAGATTTTAGACGTCGCCGACGGGGTGATGGTGGCGCGCGGAGATTTGGGTTTGGAGATGCCGGCCGAAGAAGTGCCGCTGGTGCAGAAAAAAATTATTGATGAAGCCAGAAAATTGGCCAAGCCGGTGATTGTGGCCACACAGATGCTTGATTCCATGCGCGAAAACCGCCGGCCAACGCGCGCCGAGGTTAGCGACGTGGCCAATGCGGTGATTGATCATGCTGACACTCTGATGCTTTCTAATGAAACCGCTACCGGCAGATATCCGGTCTTGGTGGTCCGGACAATGGCCGAAATTATTATCGCTACAGAACAATCCGTTTATGATGATATGGCTTTGCCGGCTATTCATAAAAGCGGGACGACTGTAGACACGGCCGTAAGCGAACTTTCGCGCATTTTGGCCGAAGAAGTAAAGGCAAAATTAATTTTAGCGGCTTCTTTGTCGGGTGAAACAGGGCGGCTTATAAGTCATGTCCGTCCCGGTTTGCCAATTCTGGTGGCTACCGGCACAGATCGGGTGCGCAGACAACTGAATCTTTCCTGGGGCGTCAAACCGTTTATTTTGATTCCCTGCTCCAGCATTGAAGAATTAATTGAACGTTCAATTTCCTATATTAAGAAAAATAAGCTGGCCAAAAATGGTGAGCGGATAATTGTGGTGGCCGGGGAGCCGGTGGGACAGGCCGGAAATGTGAATTTGGTTGAGGTGAGGGAGATTAAATAA
- the glyA gene encoding serine hydroxymethyltransferase has product MYTHNLKDFDPDILASIKREQKRQEEGLEMIPSENFVSPAVLEALGSILTNKYSEGYVGKRYYGGCEFIDEVEQLAIDRAKQLFGAEHVNVQPLSGAPANIAVYFALLKPGDTVLGMDLSHGGHLTHGHPVTYMAQVFNFVRYKTDASGKIDLDNLRQMALEHKPKLILVGYSAYSREIEYQKIKDIADEVGAMTMADIAHIAGLIAAGEMDNPVPIFDVVTTTTHKTLRGPRGGMIMCKEKFAKEIDKAVFPGFQGGPHENNIAAKAVAFKEALQPEFKEYAKQIKKNTKVLEAEFNARGYKLCFGGTDNHLILMDVTPKGLSGKQAQIALDKAGITVNKNMIPDDPRSPMDPSGIRLGTPALTTRGMKEEEMKMVAGWIDDAIMNWQDETKLAAIKQQVIELTKKFPLYPTLI; this is encoded by the coding sequence ATGTACACGCATAATTTAAAGGACTTTGATCCAGATATTTTAGCCAGTATAAAACGAGAGCAGAAAAGACAGGAAGAAGGACTGGAGATGATCCCTTCAGAAAACTTTGTCTCCCCCGCGGTCTTGGAAGCGCTGGGCTCAATTTTGACCAATAAGTATTCCGAAGGGTATGTAGGGAAGCGTTATTATGGCGGCTGTGAATTTATTGATGAAGTTGAACAATTGGCCATAGATCGCGCCAAACAGCTCTTTGGGGCCGAGCACGTCAATGTACAGCCCTTATCCGGCGCGCCCGCTAATATAGCCGTTTATTTCGCGTTACTGAAGCCCGGGGACACAGTCCTGGGTATGGATCTCTCCCATGGCGGGCATTTGACCCATGGCCACCCGGTCACCTACATGGCCCAGGTTTTTAACTTTGTACGCTATAAGACAGATGCCTCGGGAAAAATTGATTTGGACAATCTGCGCCAGATGGCTTTGGAGCATAAACCCAAATTAATTTTAGTCGGCTACTCGGCCTATTCGCGCGAAATTGAATATCAAAAAATAAAAGATATCGCCGATGAAGTTGGCGCCATGACCATGGCTGACATCGCCCATATCGCCGGGCTGATCGCGGCCGGTGAAATGGATAACCCGGTGCCGATTTTTGATGTGGTGACAACCACCACGCATAAAACTTTGCGCGGCCCGCGCGGCGGCATGATTATGTGCAAAGAAAAATTTGCCAAGGAAATTGATAAGGCAGTATTTCCCGGTTTTCAGGGCGGTCCGCATGAAAATAACATCGCAGCCAAGGCCGTGGCGTTTAAAGAAGCTCTCCAGCCGGAGTTTAAAGAATACGCAAAACAAATTAAAAAGAATACCAAAGTTTTAGAAGCGGAATTCAATGCGCGCGGATACAAACTGTGCTTTGGCGGAACTGATAACCATTTAATTTTAATGGATGTCACACCAAAGGGTTTGTCGGGCAAGCAGGCACAAATTGCCTTGGACAAGGCCGGCATAACGGTAAACAAAAACATGATCCCGGATGATCCCCGCTCACCAATGGACCCTTCCGGTATCCGTTTGGGTACTCCGGCCCTGACTACCCGCGGAATGAAAGAAGAAGAGATGAAAATGGTGGCCGGCTGGATTGATGACGCGATTATGAACTGGCAGGATGAAACAAAACTTGCTGCGATTAAACAGCAAGTGATTGAACTAACGAAAAAGTTTCCGTTGTATCCGACACTTATTTAA